The window ACCGCGCCGGCCCGCCGACGCGCCGCCGGCCCTCGCCAGCACCCCGACGGCGGTACGCTGACCGGGTGGGCGCCGAGCCGATCCATCCTGCCGCAGCGTCCGGCGGGGCGTGGACCGCACCGTGGCAGCCGGACCCGGTCCGGCAGCAGCTGGCTGACTACAGCATCGAAGACGTCCTCGCCCTGCCCGCCGACGCCCCCCGCGTCGAACTCCTCGACGGAGTCCTCACCGTGGTTCCCTCCCCCACTTTCGGTCACCAGAGCATCACGAGCCTGCTGTGGTTGTGGCTACACCGGCACGCGCCGGACGGCTACCGGGCCACCCAGGCGGTCGGGGTCGCTGTCGGGCCACGCAACACCTACGAGCCCGACGTGCTGCTGCACCGCGCCGAGGGCAGCCGCGACCGGCACTACCTGACCCCCGACGAGGTACTGCTGGTCGTCGAGGTGGTCTCCCCGGCGACCCACCGCCGGGACCGGTTCCACCGGCCCGCCGGGTACGCCGCCGTCGGCATTGGTCACTACTGGCGGGTCGAGCAGGACCCGGTGCGGATCTACGCCTACCAGCTCGGCGACCGGCCGGGCGCCAGCGGCGAGCGGGAGTACGCCCTCGTCGCCGAGTCGGCCGACCTGCTCGAACTCGACGCCCCGTTCCCGGTGAAGCTGCCGATCTCCGAGATCACCCCGTAGACCCGGTTCGGGACGGGATTGCCGGCCCGGTCGGTGGGTACCCGGCCGCCATGGCGAGGAACAAACGCCCCCGCGAGGGCGACCGGCCCGATCAGCGGCCCGGCCGACCGGTCGAGCATCCCCGACCCGGCGACCGGGTCAACTGGCGCAGCCACGGGGTGACCGTGCCGGGCACCGTCGAAGAGGAGATCACCACCCGACGGGAGGCCGCCGGCCGTACCGTGGTCGCCGATTCGGAACATCCGCAGTACCGGGTCCGCAGCGACAAGTCCGGCCGCGACGCGGTGCACAAGCCGGAGGCGTTGCGCCGTGCCGAGTGACCGCACCCGCACCGCCGGGCACCGCCCGACCCGCACCGCCGGGCACCGCCCGGGCCGGACCGACGAGTCCGATGGCGCGGCCGCGTACCGGGCGTTCGTCGAAGCGGTCAACATGAGCCCGGGTGAGCTGGAGAAGTGGCTGCGTACCCCGGAGTCGACCGCCGCCGGGCAGCACCACGACGGCGGCGAGTCGGTCGGGCACGCCTCCGGCCGCCGGATCGTGGACCTGCTGCGGACCAAGCGGGAGGCGCTGTCCGACGACGACTACGCGCACATGCGCAAGGTGGTCGGGTACGTGCACCGGCACCTGGCCCAGCGCCCGTCCGGCGACGTCAGCGACACCCGGTGGCGGCACTCACTGATGAACTGGGGCCACGACCCGCTGAAGGCGTGACCGGAGCACTGAAGGCGTGACCCGGCGGACCGGCTGTCGGGTCGGCGGCCGGTCAGTGCCCGGCGGTGTGCCAGTCGGTGCCGACCCCGACGGAGACCTCCAGCGGCACCGACAGGGGGTGGGCGCCGCCCATCTCGCGGCGGACCAGGCTCTCCAGCTCGGCCCGCTCCCCCGGCGCCACCTCGAAGACCAGTTCGTCGTGCACCTGCAGCAGCATCCGTGACCGCAGCGACGAGGTGCGCAGTGCAGTGTCGACGTGCAGCATCGCCACCTTGATCAGGTCGGCGGCGGAGCCCTGGATGGGCGCGTTGAGCGCCATCCGCTCGGCCATCTCCCGGCGCTGCCGGTTGTCGCTGACCAGGTCGGGCAGGTACCGACGGCGGCCGAGGATGGTGGAGGTGTAGCCGTCCTGACGGGCCTGGCCGACCAGCGCCTGCAGGTAGTCACGGACCCCACCGAACCGGCGGAAGTACTCCTCCATCAGCGCCTTCGCCTCGTCGGTGGCGATGCCGAGCTGCTGGGACAGGCCGAAGGCGCTCAGCCCGTACGCCAGCCCGTAGTTCATCGCCTTGATCCGGCGGCGCTGCTCGGCGTCGACCGACTCCAACGGCACCTGGAACACCGACGCCGCGGTGACGGCGTGGAAGTCCTCGCCGGAGTTGAACGCGTCGATCAGCGCCTCGTCGCCGGAAAGGTGCGCCATGATCCGCATCTCGATCTGGCTGTAGTCGGCGGTCAGCAACGACTCGTAGCCGGCCCCGACGACGAACGCCCGCCGGATCCGGCGGCCCTCCTCGGTGCGGATCGGGATGTTCTGCAGGTTGGGGTCGGTGGAGGAGAGCCGGCCGGTGGCGGCCACCGTCTGGTTGAAGGTGGTGTGGATCCGGCCGTCGTCGGAGATCGACTTGAGCAGCCCGTCGACGGTCGACTTGAGCCGGGCCACGTCGCGGTGGCGCAGCAGGTGGGCCAGCAGCGGATGCTCGGTCTGGGCGAACAGCCACTGCAGCGCGTCGGCGTCGGTGGTGTAGCCGGTCTTGATCTTCTTCGTCTTGGGCAGGCCCAGGTCGGTGAAGAGGATCTCCTGCAGCTGCTTGGGCGAGCCGAGGTTGAACTCGCGGCCGATCACCCCGTAGGCGGCCTGGGCGGCGGCCTTGACCTCGGCGGCGAACTGCGCCTCCAGCTCGGTCAGGTACTCGGTGTCGGCGGCGATGCCGGCCTGCTCCATGGCGGCGAGGACCTCGACCAGCGGCAGCTCGACGTCGGCGAGCAGCCGGGTCGAGGCGTCCCCGTCGCGGGCCAGCTCGGCGTCGATCGCCGCCGCCAGGTCGAGGGTGGCCCGGGCGCGCAGCATCAGGTTCTGCTCGACCTCGCTCTGCGGGCCGAGCCCGTCGAGGGTGAGCTGGCCGTCGTCCGGGGCGTCGACCCGCAGCTCCCGGTGCAGGTAGCGCAGGGCCAGGTCGACCAGGTCGTAGGAGCGCTGGTCCGGCCGGGCCAGGTAGGCGGCTAGCGCGGTGTCGCGGTCGATGCCGTCCAGCGACCAGCCGTGGGCGGCGAACGCCAGCCGGGCCGGTTTGCTGTCGTGCAGCACCTTGCGCCGCCGGTCGTCGGCGAGCCAGCCGGCGACCGCCGCCTCATCGGCGGCGTCCAGCGCGGCCGGGTCGAACCACCCGGCGGCTCCGGCGGCGGTGGCCACCGCGATCGCGGTCAGGGCGCCGGTGCCCCGGCCGAAGCTGCCGGCGACCGCGACGCCGACGCTGGCGCCGGCCAGGGCGTGCGCGGCCAGCCAGGGGGCGACCGCCCCGGCGCCGAGCACCTCGCCGGCCAGGTCGAAACCGGCTTCGGCCTCCGGCTCGACAGCGTCGAGGTACTGGTAGAGCCGGTCGCGCAGGATCCGGAACTGCAGGGTGTCGAAGACCTGGTGGACGGCTTCCCGGTCCCACCCGGTCCACCGGGATTCGGCCGGAGTGAGCGGCAGCTCCAGATCGGCCACCAGGCAGTTGAGCTCGTAGTTGCGGATCACGTCGGCGAGCCGTTCCCGCAGGCTCTCCCCCGCCTTGCCTTTGATCTTGTCGGCCTGGGCGATCACCCCGTCCAGGCCGCCGTACTGGCTGATCCACTTGGCGGCGGTCTTCGGACCGACGCCGGGCACCCCGGGCAGGTTGTCGCTGGACTCGCCGACCAGCGCGGCCAGGTCGCGGTAGTGCCCCGGACCGACGCCGTAGCGGGCGGTGATCGCCGGCGGATCCATCCGGGCCAGGTCCGACACGCCCTTACGCGGGTAGAGCACGGTGGTCCGGTCGTCGACCAGCTGGAAGGCGTCCCGGTCGCCGGTGCAGATCAGCACCTGCATGCCGGCGTCGCGTCCCTGGCCGGCCAGGGTGGCGATGACGTCATCGGCCTCGTAGTTGTCCTTGCTGACGTACGGGATACGCAGCGCGGCCAGGACCTCCTGGACCAGGCTGACCTGGCCGGCGAAGTCGGCCGGGCTCTCCGATCGGCCGGCCTTGTACTCGGCGTACCGCTCGGTGCGAAACGACCGACGGGAGACGTCGAAGGCGACCACGATGTGGGTCGGCCGCTCATCGCGCAGCACGTTGATCAGCATCGAGGTGAAGCCGTAGACCGCGTTGGTCGGCTGGCCGGTGCTGGTGGAGAAGTTCTCCACGGGCAGCGCGAAGAACGCCCGGTAGGCCAGCGAATGGCCGTCGAGCAGCAGCAGGCGGGGCGCGTCGTCGGTCACGTCAAGCGACTCTAGTCGTGGGGTACGACACCGTGCCGGGCGGCTCGCGCCGGGCGCGGCGCGGGGTCACAGCACCTTGCTGAGGAAGGCCCGGGTCCGGTCGTGCCGCGGATCGGCCAGGACCTGCCGGGGTACGCCCGACTCGACCACCACCCCGCCGTCCATGAAGACCAGCGAGTCACCGACCTCCCGGGCGAAACCGATCTCGTGGGTCACCACGATCATCGTCATCCCGTCCCGGGCCAGGTCCCGCATCACGTCCAGCACCTCGCCGACGAGCTCCGGGTCCAGCGCGCTGGTCGGCTCGTCGAACAGCATCAGCTTGGGCCGCATGGCCAGCGCTCGGGCGATCGCCACCCGCTGCTGCTGCCCGCCGGACAGCTGCCCCGGGTAGGCGCCCGCGCGGTCCGCCAGACCCACCCGGTCCAGCAGCGCCGCCGCCAGCTCACGGACCGCCGGCCGGGGCTGGCGGCGGACCCGCAGCGGCGCCTCCATCACGTTGTCCAGCGCGGTCATGTGCGGGAACAGGTTGAACCGTTGGAACACCATGCCGATCTGCTGGCGCTGCGCGGCCACCTCCCGGGCCGGCAGCTCGTGCAGTTTGCCGCGCCGCTGCCGGTAGCCGACCAGTTCCCCGTCCACCCGGATCCGCCCGGCGTCGATCTTCTCCAGGTGGTTGATGCAGCGCAGAAAGGTCGACTTGCCGGAGCCGGACGGCCCGATCACGCAGCACACCTCACCGGGCCGGACCGCCAGGTCCACCCCGGTGAGCACGTCAACCGGGCCGAACGACTTGTGCACGTTCTCGGCGTGCACCATCAGGGTGTCCGACCCGGCGGGCGGCTCGGTCATCAGCGGGTCCCTTTCGCGGCGACGGTGCCGAAGCCGCGGGAGAACCGCCGTTCGACGAAGGACTGGCCGACCATCAGCACACTGGTCAGCGCCAGATACCACAGGCAGGCGGCGACCAGCATCGGGAAGACCTGGAAGGTCCGCGAGCCGACCGCCGACAGTTGGAAGAACAGCTCGTTGGTGACCGGCACGAAGGCCAGCAGCGAGGTGTCCTTGAGCATCGCGATGGTCTCGTTGCCGGTCGGTGGCACGATCACCCGCATCGCCTGGGGCAGCACCACCCGGCGCAGGGTCAGGCCCTGGCTCATACCGAGTGCGGCGCAGGCCTCGGCCTGGCCGGGGTCGACCGAGCCGATGCCGGCGCGGACGATCTCCGCCATGTAGGCGGCCTCGGACAGCGCCAGCCCGAGCAGCCCGGCGACGAAACCACTGATCGCGGTCCGGGCGTCGAAGCCCCAGATCCGGGCCTCGAAGTCGGTGACGCCGAACAGCACGCCGAGTTGCCGGTCGAACGGCAGCCCGAACTCCAGCCGCTCCCAGAGGATGCCGAGGTTGCCGAAGAGCACCAGCAGCACCACCCGGGGCACCGCCCGGAAGAACCAGGTGTAGAGCCAGGCGACCCCGGCCAGGACCGGGTTTCCGGACAGCCGCATCACCGCGACCAGCACCCCGAGCGCGACGCCGATCACCATCGCGAGCAGGGTCATCGTGATGGTGGTCCGCACGCCTTCGACGATCGGCGGCCGGAACATGTTGTCGATCATGAAAGTCCACTGGAACCGGTCGTTGGTGACCAGCAGGTGGACGAACATCGCGGCGAGTACGGCGAGCACACCGACCGCCAACCAGCGGCCCGGGCGGCGCACCGGCACCGCCCGGATCGGCTCGGGTCGGCCACGCGCCGGCTCCGGCGGTCTGGCCCCCGTCGCAGCTGGGGGTGCCTCCCCGGACGGCGTCACGCCGTCCGGGGAGGAAGGGTTGTCCGCAGACATCGGCAGCCGGGGCTCAGGGGTTGACGGCCGGGTCGGTGATTCCGCCCGCCTCGACGCCCCAGTTGCTCAGCGCCTGCTCGTAGCCGCCGTCGGCGATGATCGCGTCGAGCGCCTCGGCCAACGCGTCGGCGAACCCGGCCTGGTCCTGGGCGACCACGTAGCCGTACGGCGCCGAGTCGTAGATGTCACCGGACAGTTCCAGCTCGCCGTTGGTCTGCTGGACCGCGTACGCGCAGACCGGCGAGTCGGCCAGCATCGCGTCGTTCTTGCCGGAGACCACCGAGGTGGTCGCCTGATCCTGCCCCTGGAACTGTTCGATGACGATCTCCGGGTCGCCGGCGTCGACGCACGCCGCCGAGCGTGCCTCGATGTCCTCCACCTGCACGGTGCCGGCCTGCACCGCCACCCGCTTGCCGCAGGCGTCGTCCGGGTCGACCGGTTCCCCGGCCCGTGACGCCCACTGGGTGCCGGCCGAGAAGTAGGACACCATGTCGACCTGGGCCTTGCGCTCCTCGTTAATGGTGAACGAGGAGACCCCGATCTCGTACTTGCCGGACATCACCCCGGGGATGATGTCGTCGAACTGGCTGGGCACGTACTCGGAGGTCAGGCCGAGCTTGCCCGCGACGGTGTTGAACAGGTCGACGTCGAACCCGATGACCGTGCTGCCGTCGGTGTCGAGGAACTCCGCCGGGGCGTAGGTCGCGTCGACGCCGACCAGGATCTTGCCGTCGGCCTTGATCTCGTCCGGGACGAGCGCGGCCAGTTCGTCGTCGGCCGACGCGCTCGGCGCGTCGCCGCCGGGCTGTTCGACGCTGTCCTGCTCACCGCATCCGGTGACGGCCAGCAGCAGAGCGAGCGCCCCGGCGGCGCCGGCGGCGGCCCGCCGGATCCGGTGGTGTGAGGTGGTCACGTTTCCTCCGAGGGGGTGGTCGGGTCGTACCGGTGCGCCGGGTCAGGCGACACCGAGGTACGCCTCCTTGACGGCCGGGTCGTGCAGCAGGTCCGCGCCGGTGCCGGACTTGACGATCCGGCCGGTCTCCAGCACGTACGCGCGGTGCGCCCGGGACAGTGCCTGTTGGGCGTTCTGCTCGACCAGCAGGACGGTGGTGCCCTGCTGGTTGATCTCCACGATGATGTCGAAGATCTGCTGGATCAGCATCGGGGCGAGCCCCATCGACGGCTCGTCGAGCAGCAGCAGCTTCGGCCGGCTCATCAGCGCGCGGCCCACGGCGAGCATCTGCTGCTCGCCGCCGGACAGCGTGCCGCCGTGCTGCCTGCGGCGCTCGGCCAACCGGGGAAACAGGCCCAGCACCCGGTCCAGGTCGGCGGCGATACCGGCGCGGTCGCGTCGGGTGTACGCCCCCATGTCGAGGTTCTCCAGCACCGTCATGCCGGGGAAGATGCCCCGGCCCTCCGGCGCCTGGCACAGTCCGCGCCGGACCCGCAGGTCGGCCCGGAGCTTGGAGATGTCCTCGCCGTCGAAGGTGATCCGCCCGGCGGCGATCGGCCGGATGCCGGAGATCGCCCGCATGGTGGTGGACTTGCCGGCACCGTTGGCGCCGATCAGGGCGACGATCTCGCCCTCGTTCACCGTCAGGCTGATGCCGTGCAGCGCCTGGATCCGCCCGTACAGCAGGCTGACGTCCTCGATCTCAAGCAGCATCGTCCGGCACTCCCAGGTAGGCGGCGATCACCCGGTGGTCGTCCCGCACCTCGGCGGGGAGACCTTCGGCGATCTTCTTTCCGAACTCCAGCACCACGATCCGGTCGGTGACCCCCATGACCAGGCGCATGTCGTGCTCGATCAGCAGCACGGTGACGCCCCGGTCGCGGATCTGCCGGATCAGCTGCAGCAGCTCCTCCTTCTCCGCCGGGTTGAACCCGGCCGCCGGCTCGTCGAGGCAGAGCAGCACCGGACTGGTGGCCAGCGCCCGGGCGATCTCCAGCCGCCGCTGTTCGCCGTACGACAGGTTGCGGGCCATCTCGTTGATCCGGTGGCCAATGCCGACGAAGTCCAGCAGCTCGCGGGCCTTCTCCCGGCCGTCACGCTCCTCGCGCCAGTGCCGCGGCAGCCGCAGCATCGCCGACAGGACGCTGGTCTTGTGGTGGGCGTCCGCGCCGACCTGGACGTTTTCCAGGGCGGTCATCTCGGGGAACAGCCGGATGTTCTGGAACGTCCGGGCCATGCCCATCTTGGTGATCTGGTGGCGCTTCTTGCCAGTGATCCGCTCGCCACGAAACCGGATCTCGCCCTCAGTGGGCCGGTAGATGCCGGTCATCGCGTTGAAGCAGGTCGTCTTGCCGGCCCCGTTCGGGCCGATCAGACCGAGGATCTCGCCCTTGTAGAGGGTGAAGTCCACGTCGTCCAGGGCGACCACGCCGCCGAAGCGCAGCGTGACGTGGTCGACCTCGAGCAGGGGTTCGCGGGTCGCGGCGGTCGGGCCGGTCCCGGTCGCTTCGGTGTCAGCCACCGACGGCCACCTCCTTACGGCGGTCCTTGAACTCGGCGGCTCGTCGCCGGTTGGCGATCAGGCCCTGCGGCCGGAAGATCATCATGACGACGAGGGTCAGACCGAAGACCAGGAACCGGTACTCGTAGAGTTCGATGCCGAACAGCTCGATGCCCCGGAAGCGTTCGATCAGGTACGCCACCAGGCCGCCGCCGACGATCGCGCCGACGATGTTGCCGGAGCCGCCGAGGATCACCGCCGCCAGGATGATGATCGAGTTGAGCAGCTCGAAGTTCTGTGAGCTGACGAAGTTCTGCTTGCCGGCGAACAACGCGCCGGCCAGCCCACCGATCGCCGCGCCCATGGCGAACGCCCACAGCTTGAACTTGAAGGTGGGCACCCCCATCAGCTGGGCGGCGTCCTCGTCCTCCCGGATCGAGACCCAGGCCCGGCCGACCCGGCTGCGGTTGAGGTTGCTGACCAGGATCACCACCACGATGATCAGGGTGAGCACCAGCCAGTAGTACGGGCGGGCGTCCAGCACGCCGAAGACGGGTTTGCCGTCGGCGTACTCGCCGGGCGGGTGCGGGATCTGGTTGAGCCCGCGCTGGCCCTTGAGGAACTCGGAGCTGACGGCGGCGATCCGGATCATCTCGGCGAAGCCGAGGGTGACGATCGCCAGGTAGTCGCCGCGCAGCCGCAGCGTCGGGGTGCCGAGCATCAGGCCGGAGATCATCGTGATGCCGATCGCCAGCGGCAAGGCCGCCAACCACGGCCAGAGCGTCTTGAGGTCGCTGCTGGGCGAGGTGAGCACCGCGACCGTGTACGCCCCGACGGCGAAGAAGCCGAAGTAGCCGAGGTCGAGCAGGCCGGCGAAGCCGACCACGATGTTCAGCCCGATTGCCAGCAGCACGTAGATGGAGACGGTGAACAGGACCTGACCGAAGTTGGACTCGGTGGTCGGGATCGGCCCGAGGTGCTGGTAGAAGCCTTCGTTGGGCAGGGCGTAGAAGAACACCACCACGGCGGCGATCAGCACCCAGCGGGTCCACTTGGGCATGTGGTGCCAGCGGTCGGAGAACTGTTCGCGTGCGTCGTGCAGCTTGGTCAACAGACTGGTCATACCCGCGCCCTCCCCAGGGATTCGCCGAGCAGGCCGGTCGGTCGGAACATCAGCAGGACGACCAGCACGGCGAAGGCCACGAAGTCCTTCCACTGCGTACCGAACAGGCCGGAGGCGTAGTTCTCGACCACGCCGAGCAGGAAGCCGCCGAGCAGCGCGCCGCGCAGGTTGCCGATTCCGCCGAGCACGGCCGCGGTGAACGCCTTGAGCCCGAGCAGGAAGCCGACGCTGTAGGTGAGCACCCCGATGCGGACGTTGTAGAGCAGGCCGGCGACGCCGGCCATCAGGCCGCCCATCACGAAGATGATCATGATGATCCGGTCCTTGTTGACCCCCATCAGCGCGGCGGTGTTCGGGTCCTGGGCGACCGCCCGCACGCCCCGGCCCATCCGGCTGCGGTTGATGAAGAAGTCGAGTCCGATCATCATGCCCAGCGCCGCGACGACGGTCAGCACCTGCACGATGCTGACCGGCACGCCGGCGATGGTGAACCACGGCTCGTTGCTGACGATGGTCGGCAGGCCCTGCGGCAACCGCCGGGTGTAGATCCCGAACGCTTCGGCCATCACGATGGACGCGCCGATGGCGGTGATCAGGAAGGCCAGCGGCGGTGCGTTGCGCTTGCGCAACGGCCGGTACGCGACCCGTTCGACCAGGGTCGCGGTCGCTGCCGACGCCAGCGCCGCGGCGACCATCGCGATCAGGAAGTAGAAGACGATCTGGCCCACTCCGCTGACCACCGAGTCCTGGGTCAGGCCGAGCGCGCCCCAGGTCCACAGCGCGGCGAACGCGCCGGCGATGAAGACCTCGGAGTGGGCGAAGTTGATGAGTCTGAGCACGCCGTAGACCAGCGTGTAGCCCAGCGCGACCAGGGCATAGATGGCGCCCTGTGTCAAGCCGGTCGTGGTGAGCTCTCCGAAGTTCGAGAGCAGTCCGTTGACGTCCAAGGAGGGTGCTCCATCGAGGGCTGGGAAAAGAGTCGGGTGCGGCCGGGAGCGTGCTCCCGGCCGCACCCGCTAGACAGCTGATCTCGCCGATCGGGCAGATCAGGGCTTGGGGATCTCCTGGTCCGCCACGACCTCGCCGTCAACGACCTTGAACGCCCAGACGACGACCTGGTTGACGTCCATCTCGCCCTTGTCGTCGAACTTGTAGCTGGCCGCGACGCCCTCACCCTCGTAGCCACGCACCCACTCGAGCAGCGCCTCGCGGGTGGTGTTGCCCTCCTTGATGCCCTCGAGCATGATGTTCGCCGCGTCGTAGGCGGTGTCGCTGTAGGTGCCCGGCGGGCTGCCGTGCAGCGCCTCGTAGTCGGCGGCGAAGCTGCCGCGCGCCTCGGTGGCCGGCTGGCAGGGGCAGGTGAGGATGGTGCCCTCGGCCGCGGCCGCACCGGCCGACTCGACGAACGCCGGGTCGTTGACGCCGTCACCGGCGACCATCGTCGCGGTGATGCCCGCGTCGGTGAGCTGCTTACGGATCAGGCCGGCCTCCTGGTAGTAGCCACCGAAGAAGACCGCGTCCGCCTCCGAGGAACGCACCTTGGTGACGGTCGCGGAGAAGTCGACCTGCTTGCCCTCGCCCTGGACCTTGTCGGAGTCGACGACCAGTTCACCGAGGACGTTCTTGACCTCGTCGGCCAGCCCGGCGCCGTACGCCGACTGGTCGTCGATGACGAAGACCTTCTCCGCGTTCAGCACGTCACGGATGTAGACACCGGCGGCCGGACCCTGGCTCAGGTCGTTGCCGACGCCCCGGAAGAAGGTCGGCCAGTCCTGGTCGGCCAGGCTCGGCCGGGTCGCCGACGGGGTGATGGTGACCAGACCGGCCTCGGCGAACAGCGGACCGGCCGCCTCCGACTCACCGGAGTACGCCGGACCGACGATGCCGAGCATCTTCTCATCGTCGATGGCCCGCTGGGCCAGACCCGGCGCCTGGTCCGGGCTGCCCTGCGAGTCCAGGCCAACCAGCTCGACCTTGCAGTCCGAGTTCTCCTCGTTGTACTGCTCGACCGCGAGCGCCGCGCCGTTGTTCTCGTTGATGCCGAGCGCCGCCGAGGGGCCGGTCAGCGCCCCGAAAAAGGCGATCTTGTAACCACACGCATCGCCGCCAGCTTCCGTAGTGTCGCCGTCGCCGCCGCCGCAGGCAGCGCCGCCCGCGACGAGCGCCATCATGGCGACGCCGCCGAGCACGCGGACAAGATTACGCTTCAAGGCTCGAAACCCTCCTAGATCCAATTGGCCCGAACCACCCACTGCCGATTGGCTCTTGCGGGAAGCACGCACCCAGCCGTTATCCCGGCCTTGGGGCGGGACGCTATCCCACCTGCCGGGCACGCCGTAAGGTTCAGGAAGGGCCGTTGACAAAAACGTTACGTAGCGTGGCCTGACTGCCCGTATGGCTGTAACACGAGCCGACCGTCATCCCCCGACGTCGATGCCGGGGCAGCGCCTCACAGCTACTGCCGGCGTCGCCGCACTGCGGCTGACTGGCGGCCTCGGCTCACTGCTGCTGGCTGGCGGCCTCACCAGGCGTCTCGGCCAGGATCCGGTCGGCCACGTCGCGCATGGTCATCCGGTGGTCCATCGCCATCCGCTGGATCCACTTGAACGCCTGCGGCTCGGTCATGCCGTACGAGGTCATCAACATGCCCTTGGCCCGCTCGACGACCTTGCGGGTCTCCAGCCGGTCGGTCAGGCCGGCGACCTCGGACTCCAGCGCGGCCACCTCGGAGTAGCGGGACAGGGCGATCTCGATCGCCGGCACCAGGTCGCTCTTCTGGAACGGCTTCACCAGGTACGCCATCGCACCCGCCGCCCGGGCCCGCTCCACCAGGTCCCGCTGGCTGAAGGCGGTGAGGATGACCACCGGGGCGATCCGGCCACCGGCGATCCGCTCGGCCGCCGCCAACCCGTCCATGATCGGCATTTTGATGTCAAGGATGACCAGGTCGGGCTTGAGCTCCTCGGCGAGCCGGACGGCCGTCTCGCCGTCCCCGGCCTCGCCGACCACGTCGTAGCCCTCCTCCAGGAGCATCTCCGCCAGATCGAGGCGGATCAACGCCTCATCCTCCGCGATCAGCACCCGCCTGCGCTCGGCACCCGC is drawn from Micromonospora sp. Llam0 and contains these coding sequences:
- a CDS encoding Uma2 family endonuclease — translated: MGAEPIHPAAASGGAWTAPWQPDPVRQQLADYSIEDVLALPADAPRVELLDGVLTVVPSPTFGHQSITSLLWLWLHRHAPDGYRATQAVGVAVGPRNTYEPDVLLHRAEGSRDRHYLTPDEVLLVVEVVSPATHRRDRFHRPAGYAAVGIGHYWRVEQDPVRIYAYQLGDRPGASGEREYALVAESADLLELDAPFPVKLPISEITP
- a CDS encoding amino acid ABC transporter ATP-binding protein, which codes for MTEPPAGSDTLMVHAENVHKSFGPVDVLTGVDLAVRPGEVCCVIGPSGSGKSTFLRCINHLEKIDAGRIRVDGELVGYRQRRGKLHELPAREVAAQRQQIGMVFQRFNLFPHMTALDNVMEAPLRVRRQPRPAVRELAAALLDRVGLADRAGAYPGQLSGGQQQRVAIARALAMRPKLMLFDEPTSALDPELVGEVLDVMRDLARDGMTMIVVTHEIGFAREVGDSLVFMDGGVVVESGVPRQVLADPRHDRTRAFLSKVL
- a CDS encoding ABC transporter substrate-binding protein encodes the protein MTTSHHRIRRAAAGAAGALALLLAVTGCGEQDSVEQPGGDAPSASADDELAALVPDEIKADGKILVGVDATYAPAEFLDTDGSTVIGFDVDLFNTVAGKLGLTSEYVPSQFDDIIPGVMSGKYEIGVSSFTINEERKAQVDMVSYFSAGTQWASRAGEPVDPDDACGKRVAVQAGTVQVEDIEARSAACVDAGDPEIVIEQFQGQDQATTSVVSGKNDAMLADSPVCAYAVQQTNGELELSGDIYDSAPYGYVVAQDQAGFADALAEALDAIIADGGYEQALSNWGVEAGGITDPAVNP
- the polA gene encoding DNA polymerase I, with translation MTDDAPRLLLLDGHSLAYRAFFALPVENFSTSTGQPTNAVYGFTSMLINVLRDERPTHIVVAFDVSRRSFRTERYAEYKAGRSESPADFAGQVSLVQEVLAALRIPYVSKDNYEADDVIATLAGQGRDAGMQVLICTGDRDAFQLVDDRTTVLYPRKGVSDLARMDPPAITARYGVGPGHYRDLAALVGESSDNLPGVPGVGPKTAAKWISQYGGLDGVIAQADKIKGKAGESLRERLADVIRNYELNCLVADLELPLTPAESRWTGWDREAVHQVFDTLQFRILRDRLYQYLDAVEPEAEAGFDLAGEVLGAGAVAPWLAAHALAGASVGVAVAGSFGRGTGALTAIAVATAAGAAGWFDPAALDAADEAAVAGWLADDRRRKVLHDSKPARLAFAAHGWSLDGIDRDTALAAYLARPDQRSYDLVDLALRYLHRELRVDAPDDGQLTLDGLGPQSEVEQNLMLRARATLDLAAAIDAELARDGDASTRLLADVELPLVEVLAAMEQAGIAADTEYLTELEAQFAAEVKAAAQAAYGVIGREFNLGSPKQLQEILFTDLGLPKTKKIKTGYTTDADALQWLFAQTEHPLLAHLLRHRDVARLKSTVDGLLKSISDDGRIHTTFNQTVAATGRLSSTDPNLQNIPIRTEEGRRIRRAFVVGAGYESLLTADYSQIEMRIMAHLSGDEALIDAFNSGEDFHAVTAASVFQVPLESVDAEQRRRIKAMNYGLAYGLSAFGLSQQLGIATDEAKALMEEYFRRFGGVRDYLQALVGQARQDGYTSTILGRRRYLPDLVSDNRQRREMAERMALNAPIQGSAADLIKVAMLHVDTALRTSSLRSRMLLQVHDELVFEVAPGERAELESLVRREMGGAHPLSVPLEVSVGVGTDWHTAGH
- a CDS encoding DUF2945 domain-containing protein; translation: MARNKRPREGDRPDQRPGRPVEHPRPGDRVNWRSHGVTVPGTVEEEITTRREAAGRTVVADSEHPQYRVRSDKSGRDAVHKPEALRRAE
- a CDS encoding amino acid ABC transporter permease, with product MPVRRPGRWLAVGVLAVLAAMFVHLLVTNDRFQWTFMIDNMFRPPIVEGVRTTITMTLLAMVIGVALGVLVAVMRLSGNPVLAGVAWLYTWFFRAVPRVVLLVLFGNLGILWERLEFGLPFDRQLGVLFGVTDFEARIWGFDARTAISGFVAGLLGLALSEAAYMAEIVRAGIGSVDPGQAEACAALGMSQGLTLRRVVLPQAMRVIVPPTGNETIAMLKDTSLLAFVPVTNELFFQLSAVGSRTFQVFPMLVAACLWYLALTSVLMVGQSFVERRFSRGFGTVAAKGTR
- a CDS encoding ABC transporter ATP-binding protein, with translation MLLEIEDVSLLYGRIQALHGISLTVNEGEIVALIGANGAGKSTTMRAISGIRPIAAGRITFDGEDISKLRADLRVRRGLCQAPEGRGIFPGMTVLENLDMGAYTRRDRAGIAADLDRVLGLFPRLAERRRQHGGTLSGGEQQMLAVGRALMSRPKLLLLDEPSMGLAPMLIQQIFDIIVEINQQGTTVLLVEQNAQQALSRAHRAYVLETGRIVKSGTGADLLHDPAVKEAYLGVA
- a CDS encoding ABC transporter ATP-binding protein — encoded protein: MADTEATGTGPTAATREPLLEVDHVTLRFGGVVALDDVDFTLYKGEILGLIGPNGAGKTTCFNAMTGIYRPTEGEIRFRGERITGKKRHQITKMGMARTFQNIRLFPEMTALENVQVGADAHHKTSVLSAMLRLPRHWREERDGREKARELLDFVGIGHRINEMARNLSYGEQRRLEIARALATSPVLLCLDEPAAGFNPAEKEELLQLIRQIRDRGVTVLLIEHDMRLVMGVTDRIVVLEFGKKIAEGLPAEVRDDHRVIAAYLGVPDDAA